The following is a genomic window from Cupriavidus taiwanensis.
CCAGTGGCCGGCGCTGTACGGCGCCCAGCCCGCGCTGACCACGCGCGGGAACCACACCGCGCCGTAGCCGGGGTCTTCCTGCCAGTCGCCATAGCCGTCCAGCGCGGCGTAGCCCGGCATCTCGCGCGGCACATAGCGCGCCGACGGCGACGCGTCTTCGCGCGCGTCGCGCGCCGCGGTCCAGCGGTCGAACGCGTCTTCCGCCGCGCCGCCGCCGCCCGCATCGGCCAGGTCGGTGCCGGCAAAGCGCATGCGGTCGCCGCGCTGCAGCTCGATGGTGCGGCTGTCGCCGTAGACCACCGCGCTGCCGTGGCGCAGGGTCACGGTGGTGGTGCTGCCGTCGGGCGCCACGTCCAGCCGGTAGTCGCCGGGCTCGCGCGGCACGAAGGCCAGGTTGGGGGTATCGACCTCGACGGTCTGGCCCGGCGGCAACGCGCGCACGCGCACTTGCAGCGTGCCCTGCGTCAGCTTGACCTGCGTGGTGCTGTCGTCCAGGTTCAGGATGCTGGCGGCGGTGGCGCCGCCCATGCGCAGCGCCACCGTGCCGGCGTGCAGTTCGGCGCGTCCGCCCGGCTCGGTCCAGAGCCGGTCGCCGGTGGTGACCGGCCGGTTCAGCCCGGCCGCGGCCCAGGCATCCGAGCCGGCGGGCGCAAAGCTGAGGTTGCCGTCGACCGCGGTCAGCGTGGCAATGCGCGAGGAAGGGTCGGCCTGCTGCAGCGCGGCGTCGGCAGCCGGCGCGTCGAGATAGGGTTCGCCCGGGGCGGCGGGCGCCTGCGCCAGTGCAGCAGCCGCCACGGCAAGGCCGGCTGCGGCTGCCAGCGCGGTCAGCGCCCGCCGGCCACGGGTGCGACTGCCGGAGCGAGCGGGAATGAAGCCAGCGGATTGGGAAGGATCGGACATGAAAGGCAGGAGCGAGACAGCACCGGGGACAGCGCCGGGTAGCGCCGGGTAGCGGGGCAGGCCGGCCCACGCCGGCGGCCACCCTATTGTCACCATACATGGCCCGGGATGCCGCGGCGCGTCCGGCGCGGCACAGTTTGTAAGCTCGTATTTCGCCATGCGCAGGGAGCGGGCGGGCCAGCCGGTGCGCTGGGCAGGCTGCGGGCGGGCCGGCGGTCGGCGCCGCCGCAAAGGGGGCCGCTTCGCCGTCAAAGGTGGAAACAACTTCGCTGCCCGGGGCGGGCAGCCGCGGCGCGCAGGCCGCTCAGCCGCCGGCTTGCTGGCGCAGCATTTCGGTCAGGCGCTCGGCGGGCATCGGGCGCCCGTACAGGTAGCCCTGCGCCTCATGGCAGCCGTTGGCGAGCAGGAAATCGCGCTGCTCGACGGTTTCCACGCCTTCGGCGACCACGCCGATGTGCAGGCTGGCGCCCACATTGATCACCGAGCGCACGATGGCCGCGTCGACCGGGTCTTCGGTCACGTTGCGGATAAAGGACTGGTCGATCTTGAGCCGGTCCACCGGGAACGATTTCAGGAAGCTGAGCGACGCATAGCCGGTGCCGAAGTCATCGCAGGTCAGCGTGACGCCGTCGCGGCGCAGCGCCTGCAGCTGGTCCGAGACCTCGTCGCCCTGTTGCAGGGCGATGGTCTCGGTGATCTCGATCTCGAGGCAGTCGGGCGCCAGCTCCAGCGCACGCAGCACGTGGCGCACCTCGGTCAGCAGGCGGCTTTCGGAGAGCTGGGCCGCGAACAGGTTGATCGCCACGCGCGGCGGCCGCGCAAACGACAGCGACCACGCGCGCGCCTGCGCGCAGGCGGTCTGCAGCAGCCACATGCCGACATCGCTGGCGATGCTGCTGCCGGCCAGCGCGTCGATGAAGGCGGCCGGCGACAGCAGCCCGCGGGTGGGATGGCGCCAGCGCATCAGCGCCTCGGCGCCATGGACGCGGCCGTCGCGCAGGTCGACCTGGGGCTGGTACAGCAGCTCGAACTGGCGCTGGGCGTAGGCTTCGTGCAGGGCCTGCACCAGCGACAGCCGCGTGGTCACGTCCGAGCGCATCTGCGGCTTGAAGAAGCGGATGGTGCGGCCGCCGTCGTGCTTGGCCCGCGCCAGCGCCAGGCTGGCCGCCGCCAGCATGTCCGAGCCCTGCTCGCCGGCCGCGGGCGCCACGCAGGCGCCGATGCTGGCCAGCACGTGATGGCGGCGCCCGGCATGTTCGTGGGGGGAGGACAGCATCGACAGGATCGCGGCGCTGACGTGGCGCACCAGCGTGGGGTCGGCAATGGAGGGCAGCAGCACGCCGAACTCGTCGCTGCCGATGCGGCCGATGACGGCGTCGCGGGGCGAGGCATCGCGCAGGCGGCGGGCCACGCGCTGCAGGATGATGTCGCCTTCGGCATGGCCGTGCATGTCGTTGAAGGCGCGGAAGTCGTCGATGCCGATCAGCAGCAATGCGCAGCGCGGCACCGCCTCGCTATGCAGGCGTGCCTCCAGCCGCTCCAGAAAGCCCTGGCGCTTGTCAACGCCGGTCAGCGGATCGAGATCCGAGCCTGGCGAGGCGCCAGCCGACTTCGCCCCCGACTTGGCCACCATCCCTGCCCCATCTGTAATTGTCGACATTGTTACCCGCTAGCAATTTAGCAAGTGTGACGAAAACTTGGAAAAAATCAAGCAGTTCCGATACGCGCCAAAACCCCTGGGCGCCGGCGCAACGCCGGGCCCGCCGGCATGCTGCTGCGCGTTGAATCGGCCGGCCGCATACAGTACCCTACCGCGCATCAGGGGCGCCCCCGCCCGCCGCATGGTTCCACTGCGCCCCCGCGGCCAGCCTTGCCGGCATCCGGCCGCGCCCGGAACAAGAACATCACCGGGATCTCACCGTGAATGAATGGACCATCCGCACGCGCATCCTGGCAAGCTTCTCGCTGATCTTGCTGGTCATGGCACTGATGGGCGTGGTTGCCTATACCCGCCTGGTCGCGATCGAGCGCGAAACCGCGCTGATGCTGCGTGACGCGCTGCCCGGACTGAACTACAGCACCGGCATCCGCGGCGTCTGGGGCGAGCGCTATGTGCTGGCCTGGCAGACCATCAACGCCACCAGCGAGGCCGAGCGGCGCCGCTTCCAGCAGCAGGGCCAGGACGCGGCCGGCCGCCTGGACAAGCTCGAGCAGCAGTACGAAGCCTCGATCACGCGCGACGACGACCGCGCCGCGTTCAAGGTCTATCGCGACATGCGCGCGCGCTACGAGCAGGCGGCCCAGGTGCTGTCGGGCCAGGCGGAGTGGAACGCCGTCGCCGCCGCGGCGGCGCTGCGCGGCGAGGCGCATGACCACTGGATGGAGGCGCGCAAGGCCACCCAGCGCCTGGTGGACGACAACAACGCGGTCAACGCGCGCGCCGCGCAGGGCATCGACGATGCCGTCAATGCCGCCAAGATCGGCATCGAAGCCGCGCTGATCGTCGCGCTGGTGGTGGCACTGGTCTGCGGCTACCTGCTGCTGCGCGCGATCACGGTGCCGATGCAGTCGATCGTCGGCCTGCTGGCCGGCATCCGCGGCGGCGACCTGCGCCTGCGCATGGCGCTGCGCCGCAAGGACGAGTTCCAGGAAGTGGAGGAAGGCTTCAACCAGATGACCGGCGAGCTGACCTCGCTGGTGGGCCAGGCGCAGCGCACCGCGATCCAAGTCACCACCTCGGTCAACGAGATCGCCGCCACGGCGCGCCAGCAGCAGGCCACCGCCACCGAGACCGCCGCCACCACCACGCAGATCGGCGCCACCTCGCGCGAGATCTCGGCCACCGCGCGCGACCTGGTGCGCACCATCCACGAAGTCTCCAGCGCGGCCGAGCAGGCCGCGGCGCTGGCCGGCACCGGGCAGGTCGGGCTGTCGCGCATGGAAGGCACCATGCAGCATGTGATGGATGCCGCCGGCTCGGTCAACGCCAAGCTGGCCACGCTCAACGAGAAGGCCGGCAATATCAACCAGGTGGTGACCACCATCGCCAAGGTCGCCGACCAGACCAACCTGCTGTCGCTGAACGCCGCGATCGAGGCCGAGAAGGCCGGCGAATACGGCCGCGGCTTTGCCGTGGTGGCCACCGAGATCCGCCGCCTGGCCGACCAGACCGCGGTGGCCACCTACGACATCGAGCAGATGGTGCGCGAGATCCAGTCGGCGGTGTCGGCCGGCGTGATGGGCATGGACAAGTTCTCGGAGGAGGTGCGCCGCGGCATGTCCGAGGTCACGCAGGTGGGCGACCAGCTGTCGCAGATCATCGCCCAGGTGCAGTCGCTGGCGCCGCGCGTGCTGATGGTCAATGAAGGCATGCAGGCGCAGGCCGGCGGCGCCGAGCAGATCAACCAGGCGCTGATGCAGTTGTCCGAGGCCGCGCAGCAGACCGTCGAATCGCTGCGCCAGTCGAGCCAGGCGATCGACGAGCTGACGCTGGTCGCCAACGACCTGCGCAGCGGCGTGTCGCGCTTCAAGGTCTAGGCTGCCGGTTCCCGCACCGGGCCGTTGCGCGCCGCCGCCATGAAACTCTTCCTGCTGTTCCGCCTTGGCGCCGACCACTACGCGCTCGATGCCGCCGAGGTGGCCGAGGTGCTGCCGCTCACCCGGCTGAAGCAGATCCCCGGCGCGCCGGCCTGGGTGGCCGG
Proteins encoded in this region:
- a CDS encoding methyl-accepting chemotaxis protein; translated protein: MNEWTIRTRILASFSLILLVMALMGVVAYTRLVAIERETALMLRDALPGLNYSTGIRGVWGERYVLAWQTINATSEAERRRFQQQGQDAAGRLDKLEQQYEASITRDDDRAAFKVYRDMRARYEQAAQVLSGQAEWNAVAAAAALRGEAHDHWMEARKATQRLVDDNNAVNARAAQGIDDAVNAAKIGIEAALIVALVVALVCGYLLLRAITVPMQSIVGLLAGIRGGDLRLRMALRRKDEFQEVEEGFNQMTGELTSLVGQAQRTAIQVTTSVNEIAATARQQQATATETAATTTQIGATSREISATARDLVRTIHEVSSAAEQAAALAGTGQVGLSRMEGTMQHVMDAAGSVNAKLATLNEKAGNINQVVTTIAKVADQTNLLSLNAAIEAEKAGEYGRGFAVVATEIRRLADQTAVATYDIEQMVREIQSAVSAGVMGMDKFSEEVRRGMSEVTQVGDQLSQIIAQVQSLAPRVLMVNEGMQAQAGGAEQINQALMQLSEAAQQTVESLRQSSQAIDELTLVANDLRSGVSRFKV
- a CDS encoding putative bifunctional diguanylate cyclase/phosphodiesterase; the protein is MVAKSGAKSAGASPGSDLDPLTGVDKRQGFLERLEARLHSEAVPRCALLLIGIDDFRAFNDMHGHAEGDIILQRVARRLRDASPRDAVIGRIGSDEFGVLLPSIADPTLVRHVSAAILSMLSSPHEHAGRRHHVLASIGACVAPAAGEQGSDMLAAASLALARAKHDGGRTIRFFKPQMRSDVTTRLSLVQALHEAYAQRQFELLYQPQVDLRDGRVHGAEALMRWRHPTRGLLSPAAFIDALAGSSIASDVGMWLLQTACAQARAWSLSFARPPRVAINLFAAQLSESRLLTEVRHVLRALELAPDCLEIEITETIALQQGDEVSDQLQALRRDGVTLTCDDFGTGYASLSFLKSFPVDRLKIDQSFIRNVTEDPVDAAIVRSVINVGASLHIGVVAEGVETVEQRDFLLANGCHEAQGYLYGRPMPAERLTEMLRQQAGG